Proteins encoded within one genomic window of Amorphoplanes friuliensis DSM 7358:
- a CDS encoding non-ribosomal peptide synthetase gives MTAPAGLADILPLTPLQEGLLFHAHLAADGPDVYTGQLTIALHGPLDAERLRAAGQALLDRWPNLRVAFRRRKNGQAVAMVPKHVVLPWATLDLTPEELPAFLDADLRQRFDPASAPLLRMTLVRLGPGDHRLVFTHHHLLIDGWSIPLALDELIAHYRGDTLPEPPAFKAYLGWCAAQDRPAAEAAWRAELAGLDGPTLLAPQPPARAVVPDSAVRDLSPELTARLVALGRSRGLTLNTLVQGAWGIVAGALTGRNDVVVGASVAGRPPDLPGSDRMIGLFINTIPVRIKLDPGATVVAALRRLQDGQVRVMDHQYLGLSEIQRLGGHGELFDTLTIFENYPLGDSLPASGDGLRVTGAEVRDCAHYPLTLTARPGERMHLDLEYRGDLFDPAAAALLLARLERVLTRICDAPDAALATTDVLSPAERQTILRGWNDTDAPVPAGTITGLLDEQVRRTPDAAALVASGRQWSYTELQEWSHGLAGVLHEHGVGPGDLVALALPRALTVPALFGVLASGAAYLPLDLEQPADRIAGMLDDAAPALLITVGGVDVPWTGARITVGPDTPDGMPFTRAIDPESPAYVIYTSGSTGRPKGVVVPHRGIVNLFAGHQKRLMPGPVRRVAHVASFTFDGSWEPLLWLLGGHTLHVVDADVYRDARALVGYLSEQHVEVLDVTPTYLRELVPAGVLEAGLRVLLVGGEAIDPQLWQQICAVEGLVCHDLYGPTEASVDAYGWHGPDRSAYRLDNVRTYVLDNALRPVPPGVLGELHVAGAGLAHGYLNRPGLTAGRFLADPFGPAGSRMYRTGDLARWTPDGVLEFAGRADGQVKVRGFRIELGEIEAALGQAAVLVRDGRLVAYVVGAPVDVDALRAKLPDYMIPAVFVEVDALPRTVAGKLDVAALPDPDLSLLSTGRVARTTREQQLCDLFGEVLGLPAVGIDDDFFALGGHSLLVMRLAGRVRSVLGVELPVRAVFDAPTVAALLPRLEGSNRAPLVATERPERVPLSYAQQRLWFLYRLEGPNPTYNLPMAWRLRGRLDRDALIAAVGDVVARHETLRTVFAEDTEPYQRVLPAGPLTIPVEDIAEADVADRLAALGAYAFRLDQEPPLQARLLRVAPDEHVLVLLLHHIAGDEWSDVPLRRDIVAAYTSRCAGLAPSFPPLPVQYADFALWQRAEADSLAGQIDGWREALAGLPEELELPADRPRPAEATYHGDVVEFGLPADVTAQLRSLARSTGTSMFMVVQAAVAVLLTRLGAGTDIPLGSPVAGRPDSALDDLVGFFVNTLVLRTDTSGDPTFRELLARVRETDLAAFDRQEVPFEHLVEALNPVRSLGRHPLFQTMVSYLGEADSTWHLGPLRVEAERVRQHVAMFDLSFDFFETRDGVRGELEYATDRYDRNSAETLVERLRRVLTAVAADPSAAISRTDVLAPHEREQPVVTLPVPDGSIVDLFAAQVAATPQATALVSGGREWTFAELDDWSARLAGVLTARCAGPGDLIALATARPLTVPAILGVLRTGAAYLPLDTFQPAGRLATVLEDARPRLLVTTEGADVPWTGARVTVGLEAPAAAPLTPVSVDPQAPAYVIFTSGSTGRPKGVVVPHRGIVNLFAGHRQRLMPGPVRRVAHVASFTFDGSWEPLIWLLDGHALHVLDDDEYRDAGVLVSRLRDQRIDVLDVTPTYLRELIPAGVLEAGLRVLLVGGEAIDSQLWHQICAVDGLVCHDLYGPTEASVDAYGWHGPDRSAYRLANVRTYLLDQTLQPVPRGVLGELYVAGPGLAHGYLNRLGQTATRFVADPYGEPGSRMYSTGDLARWTPDGVLEFAGRADGQVKVRGFRIELGEIEAALGQAAVIVRDGRLIAYVVGGPVDVDALRAKLPDYMIPAAFVEVDALPRTVAGKLDVAALPDPDLSLLSTGRAARNTREQQLCDLFAEVLGLPTVSIDDNFFALGGHSLLVMRLAGRVRAVLDVELPVRAVFDAPTVAGLLPRLESARRAPLVAADRPARVPLSFAQQRLWFLYRLEGPNPTYNIPMAWRLRGHLDRDALVAAVHDVAARHETLRTVFPDVDGTPYQRILPPEAVPVLFEEGDPGYCFDLDREAPLRVTVTTTGPDEHVLLLLLHHIAGDEWSDEPLRADLSTAYEARRAGRAPDFPPLPVQYADFALWQRAEADGLAGQIAAWREALAGLPDELELPADRPRPAEATYHGDVVEFAVPGTVSRELRHLARTTGTSLFMVVQAAVAVLLTRLGAGTDIPLGSPVAGRPDSALDDLVGFFVNTLVLRTDTSGDPTFRELLARVRETDLAAFDRQEVPFEHLVEALNPVRSLGRHPLFQTMVSYLPGSGDRWQLGDLTGHPEPAGHPSAMFDLSFDFADTPDGTGIEGVLEFATDRYDRDTARTLVDRLQRVLAAVADDASVVVSRVDVLAPDERDRLLSGDNGPAPAGSIVDLWAAQAGSPGIALVSGGRSWTFAELDDWSTRLAAVLAGRGVGRGDLVALAVPRPLTVPAILGVLKSGAAYLPLDTYQPADRIAAILADAAPALVLTTGGTALPPGVARLPIDEPGLAGEPVAEPARPGAEDPAYVIYTSGSTGRPKGVVVPHRGIVNLFASHRERLMPGPARRVAHVASFTFDGSWEPLLWLFGGHTLHVLDDDEYRDDAALVAYVRRHHVDVLDVTPTYLRELIPAGVLEAGLRVLLVGGEAIDSQLWHQICAVEGLVCHDLYGPTEASVDAYGWHGPDRSPYRLANVRTYLLDEALQPVPSGVLGELYIAGPGLAHGYLNRLTQTAERFVADPYGKPGSRMYRTGDLARWNAAGGLEFAGRADGQVKVRGFRIELGEIEAALGQAAVIVRDGRLIAYVVGGPVDVDALRAKLPDYMIPAAFVEVDALPRTVAGKLDVAALPDPDFSALSGGRAARTAREQQLCDLFAEVLGLPTVGIDDDFFTLGGDSIVSIQLVSRARAAGLGISPRDVFRHKTPAGLALTVQAAEPVVTEDPREAWGSAPLTPVMRWLHEVNGPTRGYSQSMLLHAPDGLTATGLADVLRAVTDRHDLLRARITADGVEIPEPGTPLDVVREATYDEATLPTVAAAARDRLDPAAGVLLQAVLLHPGHVLLVVHHLAVDGVSWRILLPDLAAAWADREAGRPIVLPPAGTSFRRWARELERLAAAPGTTAQLPYWTEVLDGPPATLGTRELDPARDTVATCAEQALVLPPEETGPLLTTVPASFHASVNDVLLTGLALALRDWSGGTGALVMLEGHGREEHLVAGADLSRTVGWFTSEYPVRLEVSTENPGDALKAVKERLRAVPDNGVGYGLLRYLHPESAPVLAVRGKPLIGFNYLGRFAAGDAAEAAWEPAGEGWGGGADDGMPADYPLEINATAEDHPDGTRLTATFTWPRDLLTEAQVDELAGRWRAALRALAAHAADPDAGGHTPSDLTLVELSQDDIDSFEAEFADLESEWETQ, from the coding sequence GTGACCGCGCCCGCCGGGCTGGCCGACATCCTGCCGCTGACCCCGCTGCAGGAAGGCCTGCTCTTCCACGCGCACCTCGCCGCGGACGGACCGGACGTCTACACCGGACAACTCACCATCGCCCTGCACGGGCCGCTCGACGCGGAACGGCTGCGCGCGGCCGGACAGGCCCTGCTCGACCGCTGGCCCAACCTGCGGGTGGCGTTCCGCCGCCGCAAGAACGGCCAGGCCGTCGCCATGGTGCCCAAACACGTGGTGCTGCCGTGGGCCACGCTCGACCTGACGCCGGAGGAACTGCCGGCCTTCCTCGACGCGGACCTGCGGCAGCGTTTCGACCCCGCGTCGGCACCGCTGCTGCGGATGACCCTGGTCCGGCTCGGGCCGGGCGACCACCGGCTCGTCTTCACCCACCACCACCTGCTGATCGACGGCTGGTCGATCCCGCTCGCGCTGGACGAGCTGATCGCGCACTACCGCGGTGACACGCTGCCCGAGCCACCCGCGTTCAAGGCCTATCTCGGCTGGTGCGCGGCTCAGGACCGCCCGGCCGCGGAGGCCGCCTGGCGCGCGGAACTGGCCGGTCTGGACGGGCCGACCCTGCTCGCCCCGCAGCCCCCGGCCCGTGCGGTCGTGCCGGACAGCGCCGTCCGTGACCTGTCACCCGAGCTGACCGCACGCCTCGTGGCGCTCGGGCGCTCCCGCGGGCTCACCTTGAACACCCTGGTCCAGGGCGCGTGGGGGATCGTCGCCGGTGCCCTGACCGGCCGCAACGACGTGGTGGTCGGCGCCAGCGTGGCGGGGCGCCCGCCGGATCTGCCCGGGTCCGACCGGATGATCGGGCTGTTCATCAACACCATCCCGGTGCGGATCAAGCTGGATCCGGGCGCGACCGTGGTGGCGGCTCTGCGCCGGCTGCAGGACGGTCAGGTACGGGTGATGGACCACCAGTACCTCGGCCTGTCCGAGATCCAGCGCCTGGGCGGGCACGGCGAGCTGTTCGACACGCTGACGATCTTCGAGAACTACCCGCTGGGGGACAGCCTGCCCGCATCCGGCGACGGCTTGCGCGTGACGGGCGCGGAGGTCCGCGACTGCGCCCACTACCCGCTCACGCTGACCGCGCGCCCGGGCGAGCGGATGCACCTCGACCTGGAGTACCGCGGCGACCTGTTCGACCCCGCCGCAGCGGCGTTGCTGCTGGCCCGGCTCGAGCGGGTCCTGACGCGTATCTGTGACGCCCCCGACGCGGCGCTGGCCACGACCGACGTGCTGAGCCCGGCCGAGCGGCAGACGATCCTGCGCGGCTGGAACGACACCGACGCACCGGTTCCGGCCGGCACGATCACCGGGCTGCTCGACGAGCAGGTGCGCCGGACCCCGGACGCAGCGGCGCTCGTAGCCAGCGGCCGGCAGTGGAGCTACACCGAGCTGCAGGAGTGGTCCCACGGGCTGGCGGGCGTCCTGCACGAGCACGGTGTCGGTCCCGGGGACCTGGTCGCGCTGGCGCTGCCGCGGGCGCTGACCGTGCCGGCCCTGTTCGGTGTGCTCGCGAGCGGCGCGGCCTACCTGCCGCTCGACCTGGAACAGCCGGCCGACCGGATCGCCGGGATGCTCGACGACGCCGCCCCGGCACTGCTGATCACCGTCGGCGGTGTCGACGTGCCGTGGACCGGCGCCCGGATCACGGTCGGCCCGGACACGCCGGATGGAATGCCATTCACCCGGGCGATCGATCCGGAGTCGCCGGCGTACGTGATCTACACGTCCGGGTCGACGGGACGCCCGAAGGGTGTGGTCGTCCCGCACCGGGGCATCGTGAATCTCTTTGCCGGCCATCAGAAACGGCTCATGCCGGGTCCGGTACGGCGGGTGGCCCATGTCGCGTCGTTCACGTTCGACGGGTCGTGGGAGCCGCTGTTGTGGCTGCTCGGCGGCCACACGCTGCACGTCGTCGACGCGGACGTCTACCGCGATGCGCGGGCGCTGGTCGGCTACCTGAGCGAGCAGCACGTCGAGGTCCTCGACGTGACGCCGACCTACCTGCGTGAGCTGGTCCCGGCGGGCGTGCTCGAGGCCGGTCTGCGGGTGCTGCTGGTCGGTGGTGAGGCCATCGATCCGCAGTTGTGGCAGCAGATCTGCGCGGTCGAGGGCCTCGTCTGCCACGACCTGTACGGCCCGACGGAAGCATCGGTGGACGCGTACGGCTGGCACGGGCCGGACCGGTCGGCGTACCGGCTGGACAACGTCCGCACCTACGTCCTCGACAACGCGCTGCGCCCGGTCCCGCCGGGTGTCCTCGGTGAGCTCCACGTCGCCGGCGCCGGCCTGGCCCACGGCTACCTGAACCGGCCGGGCCTGACCGCCGGTCGTTTCCTGGCCGACCCGTTCGGCCCGGCGGGCAGCCGCATGTACCGCACCGGCGACCTGGCCCGCTGGACGCCGGACGGCGTGCTGGAGTTCGCCGGCCGCGCTGACGGCCAGGTCAAGGTGCGTGGCTTCCGCATCGAGCTGGGCGAGATCGAGGCCGCCCTCGGGCAGGCCGCTGTGCTGGTGCGCGACGGCCGCCTGGTCGCCTACGTGGTGGGCGCTCCGGTCGACGTCGACGCCCTGCGGGCCAAGCTGCCGGATTACATGATCCCGGCGGTGTTCGTCGAGGTGGACGCGCTGCCGCGGACGGTCGCGGGCAAGCTCGACGTCGCCGCCCTGCCCGACCCGGACCTCTCGCTGCTGAGCACCGGTCGCGTCGCGCGGACCACCCGTGAGCAGCAGCTGTGTGACCTCTTCGGTGAGGTCTTGGGCCTGCCGGCGGTCGGCATCGACGACGACTTCTTCGCCCTCGGCGGGCACTCGCTGCTGGTCATGCGTCTCGCCGGACGCGTCCGGTCGGTCCTCGGTGTGGAACTGCCGGTCCGCGCGGTGTTCGACGCCCCGACCGTGGCGGCACTGCTGCCGCGCCTCGAAGGGTCCAATCGGGCGCCGCTGGTCGCCACCGAACGGCCCGAGCGTGTGCCGCTGTCGTACGCCCAGCAGCGGCTGTGGTTCCTCTACCGCCTGGAGGGCCCCAACCCGACGTACAACCTGCCGATGGCCTGGCGGCTGCGGGGCCGCCTGGACCGGGACGCGCTGATCGCGGCGGTCGGTGACGTCGTGGCGCGCCACGAGACGCTGCGGACGGTTTTCGCCGAGGACACCGAGCCGTACCAGCGGGTGCTGCCGGCCGGGCCGCTGACCATCCCGGTGGAGGACATCGCCGAGGCTGACGTCGCCGACCGGCTGGCGGCCCTCGGCGCGTACGCCTTCCGCCTCGACCAGGAACCGCCGCTGCAGGCCCGGCTGCTCCGGGTGGCACCGGACGAGCACGTGCTCGTCCTGCTGCTGCACCACATCGCCGGTGACGAGTGGTCCGACGTGCCGCTGCGCCGGGACATCGTGGCGGCGTACACGTCCCGGTGTGCCGGTCTCGCGCCGAGTTTCCCGCCGCTGCCCGTGCAGTACGCGGACTTCGCCCTGTGGCAGCGCGCCGAGGCGGACAGTCTCGCCGGGCAGATCGACGGCTGGCGTGAGGCTCTCGCAGGGCTCCCGGAGGAGCTGGAGCTGCCCGCCGACCGGCCGCGACCGGCGGAGGCCACCTATCACGGTGACGTGGTCGAGTTCGGTCTTCCCGCTGATGTCACCGCCCAGCTGCGCAGTCTCGCGCGGTCCACCGGCACGTCGATGTTCATGGTCGTTCAGGCCGCGGTGGCGGTGCTGCTGACCCGGCTCGGTGCGGGCACCGACATCCCGCTGGGCTCGCCCGTCGCTGGTCGTCCGGACTCGGCGCTGGACGACCTGGTCGGGTTCTTCGTGAACACGCTGGTGCTGCGGACCGACACCTCGGGGGATCCGACTTTCCGGGAGCTGCTGGCCCGGGTGCGGGAGACCGATCTGGCGGCGTTCGATCGGCAGGAGGTGCCGTTCGAGCACCTGGTCGAGGCGCTGAATCCGGTGCGGTCGCTGGGGCGGCACCCGCTGTTCCAGACGATGGTGTCCTACCTGGGTGAGGCCGACAGCACCTGGCACCTCGGGCCGTTGCGGGTCGAGGCCGAACGCGTCCGCCAGCACGTCGCCATGTTCGACCTGTCGTTCGACTTCTTCGAAACCCGTGACGGCGTCCGCGGCGAGCTCGAGTACGCCACCGACCGCTACGACCGGAACTCCGCCGAGACCCTGGTCGAACGCCTCCGACGGGTCCTGACCGCGGTCGCCGCCGACCCCTCGGCCGCCATCAGCCGGACCGACGTCCTCGCCCCGCACGAGCGCGAGCAACCAGTCGTCACTCTGCCGGTGCCCGACGGTTCCATCGTGGACCTCTTTGCCGCCCAGGTGGCGGCGACACCGCAGGCCACCGCACTCGTCTCCGGTGGCCGGGAGTGGACCTTCGCCGAGCTGGACGACTGGTCGGCACGGCTGGCCGGCGTGCTCACCGCGCGGTGTGCCGGCCCCGGCGACCTGATCGCCCTGGCGACGGCCCGCCCGCTCACCGTGCCCGCGATCCTGGGTGTGCTCAGGACCGGCGCGGCGTACCTGCCTCTCGACACGTTCCAGCCCGCTGGCCGGCTCGCCACCGTGCTGGAAGACGCGCGCCCGAGGCTGCTGGTCACCACCGAGGGCGCCGACGTGCCGTGGACCGGTGCGAGGGTCACGGTCGGCCTCGAAGCGCCGGCCGCTGCGCCGCTCACTCCGGTGTCGGTCGACCCGCAGGCGCCCGCGTACGTGATCTTTACGTCCGGGTCGACGGGACGCCCGAAGGGTGTGGTCGTTCCGCACCGGGGCATCGTGAATCTCTTTGCCGGCCACCGGCAACGGCTCATGCCGGGCCCGGTCCGGCGGGTGGCCCACGTCGCCTCGTTCACCTTCGACGGATCGTGGGAGCCGCTGATCTGGCTGCTCGACGGGCACGCGCTGCATGTCCTCGACGACGACGAGTACCGCGACGCCGGTGTCCTCGTGTCACGCCTGCGCGACCAGCGGATCGACGTCCTCGACGTGACCCCGACCTACCTCCGCGAGTTGATCCCGGCCGGCGTGCTCGAGGCGGGTCTGCGGGTGCTGCTCGTCGGTGGTGAGGCCATCGATTCCCAGCTGTGGCACCAGATCTGCGCGGTCGATGGCCTGGTCTGCCATGACCTGTACGGGCCGACCGAGGCCTCGGTGGACGCGTACGGCTGGCACGGGCCGGACCGGTCCGCCTACCGCCTGGCCAACGTGCGTACATACCTGCTGGACCAGACCCTGCAGCCCGTGCCTCGCGGCGTCCTCGGCGAGCTGTACGTGGCCGGCCCGGGCCTGGCCCACGGCTACCTCAACCGGCTCGGCCAGACAGCAACGCGCTTTGTCGCCGACCCGTACGGCGAACCGGGCAGCCGCATGTACAGCACCGGTGACCTGGCCCGCTGGACACCGGACGGTGTGCTGGAGTTCGCCGGCCGCGCCGACGGCCAGGTCAAGGTGCGCGGCTTCCGCATCGAGCTCGGCGAGATCGAAGCCGCCCTCGGGCAGGCCGCTGTGATCGTCCGCGACGGCCGCCTGATCGCCTACGTGGTGGGCGGTCCGGTCGACGTCGACGCCCTGCGCGCCAAGCTGCCGGACTACATGATCCCAGCAGCGTTTGTCGAGGTCGACGCGCTGCCACGGACGGTCGCGGGCAAGCTCGACGTCGCCGCCCTGCCCGACCCCGACCTTTCGCTGCTGAGCACCGGCCGGGCCGCCCGGAACACCCGCGAACAACAGCTCTGCGACCTCTTCGCCGAGGTCCTCGGTCTGCCCACGGTGAGCATCGACGACAACTTCTTCGCCCTCGGCGGGCACTCGCTGCTCGTCATGCGTCTCGCCGGACGTGTCCGCGCGGTGCTCGACGTGGAGCTCCCGGTCCGGGCCGTGTTCGACGCCCCGACCGTCGCGGGCCTGCTGCCCAGGCTGGAAAGCGCCCGGCGTGCACCGCTCGTCGCCGCCGACCGGCCGGCACGTGTGCCGCTGTCGTTCGCCCAGCAGCGGCTGTGGTTCCTCTACCGCCTCGAAGGCCCGAACCCGACCTACAACATCCCGATGGCCTGGCGGCTGCGCGGACACCTCGATCGGGACGCGCTGGTCGCGGCCGTGCACGACGTCGCCGCTCGGCACGAGACGTTGCGGACGGTCTTCCCCGACGTCGACGGGACGCCGTACCAGCGGATCCTCCCGCCCGAGGCCGTTCCGGTCCTCTTCGAGGAGGGCGACCCCGGCTACTGCTTCGACCTCGACCGGGAAGCGCCGCTGCGGGTCACCGTGACCACGACCGGCCCCGACGAGCACGTGCTTCTCCTGCTGCTGCACCACATCGCCGGTGACGAGTGGTCCGACGAGCCGCTGCGGGCCGACCTGTCCACCGCGTACGAGGCCCGCCGCGCCGGCCGCGCTCCGGACTTCCCACCGCTGCCCGTGCAGTACGCGGACTTCGCCCTCTGGCAGCGCGCGGAGGCCGACGGTCTCGCCGGACAGATCGCGGCCTGGCGGGAAGCTCTGGCCGGGCTGCCGGACGAGCTGGAGCTGCCTGCGGACCGGCCCCGCCCGGCGGAGGCGACCTACCACGGTGACGTGGTCGAGTTCGCCGTACCCGGGACGGTGTCCCGCGAGCTGCGGCACCTGGCCCGGACGACGGGCACCAGCCTCTTCATGGTCGTTCAGGCCGCGGTGGCGGTGCTGCTGACCCGGCTGGGTGCGGGCACCGACATCCCGCTCGGTTCGCCCGTCGCTGGTCGTCCGGACTCGGCGCTCGACGACCTGGTCGGCTTCTTCGTGAACACGCTGGTGCTGCGGACCGACACCTCGGGGGATCCGACTTTCCGGGAGCTGCTGGCCCGGGTCCGCGAAACCGACCTCGCGGCGTTCGATCGGCAGGAGGTGCCGTTCGAGCACCTGGTCGAGGCCCTGAATCCGGTGCGGTCACTGGGGCGGCACCCGCTGTTCCAGACAATGGTGTCCTACCTACCCGGCAGCGGCGACCGGTGGCAGCTCGGCGACCTGACCGGGCACCCCGAACCGGCCGGTCACCCCTCCGCGATGTTCGACCTGTCGTTCGACTTCGCCGACACCCCGGACGGTACGGGCATCGAAGGTGTGCTCGAGTTCGCCACCGACCGCTACGACCGGGACACCGCCCGGACACTGGTCGACCGTCTCCAGCGGGTGCTCGCGGCGGTCGCGGACGACGCGTCCGTGGTGGTCAGCCGCGTGGACGTCCTCGCACCGGACGAACGCGACCGGCTGCTCAGCGGCGACAACGGGCCGGCGCCGGCCGGGTCCATCGTGGACCTGTGGGCGGCGCAGGCGGGATCACCGGGCATCGCCCTGGTGTCCGGCGGCCGGTCCTGGACCTTCGCCGAGCTGGACGACTGGTCGACCCGGCTGGCGGCCGTGCTGGCCGGGCGGGGAGTGGGCCGCGGCGACCTCGTTGCGCTCGCGGTTCCGCGCCCGTTGACCGTGCCCGCGATCCTCGGTGTGCTCAAGTCCGGCGCGGCTTACCTGCCGCTGGACACTTACCAGCCGGCCGACCGGATCGCCGCTATCCTCGCCGACGCCGCGCCCGCGCTGGTCCTCACGACCGGGGGCACGGCGCTTCCGCCCGGCGTGGCCCGGCTGCCGATCGACGAGCCTGGCCTGGCCGGCGAGCCGGTGGCCGAGCCCGCCCGGCCCGGTGCCGAGGACCCCGCGTACGTGATCTACACGTCCGGGTCGACGGGACGCCCGAAGGGTGTGGTGGTGCCGCACCGGGGCATCGTGAATCTCTTCGCCAGTCACCGGGAACGGCTCATGCCGGGCCCGGCTCGGCGGGTGGCCCACGTCGCCTCGTTCACCTTCGACGGGTCGTGGGAACCGTTGCTGTGGCTGTTCGGCGGCCACACGCTGCACGTCCTGGACGACGACGAGTACCGCGACGACGCCGCGCTGGTCGCCTACGTGCGGCGTCACCACGTCGACGTCCTCGACGTGACCCCGACGTATCTGCGTGAGCTGATCCCGGCGGGTGTCCTCGAGGCGGGTCTGCGGGTGCTGCTTGTCGGTGGTGAGGCCATCGATTCCCAGCTGTGGCACCAGATCTGCGCGGTCGAGGGCCTGGTCTGCCACGACCTGTACGGCCCGACCGAGGCTTCGGTGGACGCGTACGGCTGGCACGGGCCGGACCGGTCGCCCTACCGGCTGGCCAACGTGCGCACCTACCTGCTCGACGAAGCACTCCAGCCGGTCCCATCGGGCGTTCTCGGCGAGCTGTACATCGCCGGCCCGGGTCTCGCCCACGGCTACCTCAACCGGCTCACGCAGACCGCGGAACGGTTCGTCGCGGACCCGTACGGCAAACCCGGCAGCCGCATGTACCGCACCGGTGACCTGGCCCGCTGGAACGCCGCGGGCGGCCTGGAGTTCGCCGGCCGCGCCGACGGCCAGGTCAAGGTGCGCGGCTTCCGCATCGAGCTGGGCGAGATCGAGGCCGCCCTCGGGCAAGCTGCCGTGATTGTCCGGGACGGCCGCCTGATCGCCTACGTGGTGGGCGGTCCGGTCGACGTCGACGCCCTGCGCGCCAAGCTACCGGACTACATGATCCCGGCCGCCTTCGTCGAGGTCGACGCGCTGCCACGGACGGTCGCGGGCAAGCTCGACGTCGCCGCGCTGCCCGACCCGGACTTCTCCGCCCTCAGCGGCGGCCGGGCCGCCCGCACCGCCCGCGAACAGCAGCTCTGCGACCTCTTCGCCGAGGTCCTCGGGCTGCCCACGGTCGGCATCGACGACGACTTCTTCACGCTCGGCGGCGACAGCATCGTGTCGATCCAGCTGGTCAGCCGGGCGCGCGCGGCCGGTCTCGGCATCAGCCCGCGGGACGTGTTCCGGCACAAGACCCCGGCCGGGCTGGCCCTGACCGTCCAGGCCGCCGAACCGGTCGTGACCGAGGACCCGCGCGAGGCGTGGGGGAGCGCACCACTGACCCCGGTGATGCGCTGGCTGCACGAGGTGAACGGCCCGACCCGTGGATACAGCCAGTCGATGCTGCTCCACGCGCCGGACGGGCTCACCGCCACCGGGCTCGCCGACGTGCTGCGGGCCGTCACCGACCGGCACGACCTGCTGCGTGCCCGGATCACCGCGGACGGCGTGGAGATCCCCGAACCGGGGACGCCGCTCGACGTGGTCCGCGAGGCCACCTACGACGAGGCCACGCTGCCCACGGTGGCCGCTGCGGCCCGCGACCGGCTGGACCCGGCGGCCGGTGTGCTGCTCCAGGCCGTTCTGCTGCACCCCGGGCACGTGCTGCTGGTCGTGCACCACCTTGCCGTCGACGGTGTCTCCTGGCGCATCCTGCTGCCGGACCTCGCCGCCGCCTGGGCCGACCGGGAGGCGGGCCGTCCGATCGTGCTACCGCCCGCGGGCACCTCGTTCCGGCGCTGGGCCCGCGAACTCGAGCGACTCGCCGCAGCACCCGGCACCACGGCACAGCTGCCCTACTGGACCGAGGTGCTCGACGGGCCACCGGCCACCCTGGGGACCCGGGAACTCGACCCGGCCCGGGACACCGTGGCCACCTGCGCCGAGCAGGCCCTGGTCCTGCCGCCGGAGGAGACCGGCCCGTTGCTGACGACGGTCCCGGCGAGCTTCCACGCGAGTGTCAACGACGTGCTGCTGACCGGTCTGGCCCTCGCCCTGCGCGACTGGTCCGGCGGCACGGGCGCGCTGGTCATGCTCGAAGGGCACGGGCGCGAGGAACATCTCGTGGCGGGCGCCGACCTGTCCCGCACGGTGGGGTGGTTCACCAGCGAATATCCGGTACGCCTGGAGGTGTCGACCGAGAACCCCGGCGATGCTCTGAAGGCCGTCAAGGAACGCCTGCGCGCGGTGCCGGACAACGGCGTCGGCTACGGCCTGCTGCGCTACCTGCACCCGGAAAGTGCGCCCGTGCTCGCCGTACGCGGAAAGCCGTTGATCGGTTTCAACTATCTCGGGCGCTTCGCCGCCGGTGATGCCGCCGAGGCCGCGTGGGAGCCCGCCGGTGAGGGCTGGGGTGGTGGTGCGGACGACGGCATGCCCGCGGACTATCCGCTCGAGATCAACGCCACCGCCGAGGACCACCCGGACGGCACCCGGCTCACCGCGACCTTCACCTGGCCGCGTGACCTGCTCACCGAGGCGCAGGTGGACGAGCTGGCCGGCCGCTGGCGCGCGGCGCTGCGGGCGCTGGCCGCACACGCCGCCGACCCGGACGCCGGTGGTCACACCCCGTCCGACCTGACCCTGGTCGAGCTGAGCCAGGACGACATCGACAGCTTCGAGGCCGAGTTCGCCGACCTCGAGTCCGAGTGGGAGACGCAGTGA